TGCTGCCGGTCGAGTTGTTGCTCATAGCGGATACGTGGGATGATACCAGTGAGCGGAAACAGCAGGTACGCCCACAGCATTCTCAGCTTGTTTGCCTGCTTCCACCATTTCCGGTTATAGAGGGTGATGAAAAAAGCAGGATAGAGTAAGAGGAAAATAAGTGTGAAGACGAAAAAATACCAATAGGCCCAAAGCACCTTCAGTGCGTGCGTGATTATTTTCACAATGCCAAAAATAATTTTTTTTACTTTGCCCGCTATGGAAACAGTGGTCAGCGGCATCAGGCCTACCGGCAATCTTCACCTCGGAAATTATTTCGGAGCCATGCGTAATTTCCTGAAGATGCAGGAGGAGCAGCATTGTTTCTTTTTCGTGGCGGATTATCATTCCCTTACCACGCATCCCCACCCGGCCGACCTGCACACCACTGTGAAACAGGTGGTTGCCGAATACCTTGCCTGCGGCCTCGATCCCGACAAATGTATATTGTACCTGCAAAGCGACCTGCCTGAAACGGTGGAGCTTTATCTTTTCCTCAATATGCTTTCTTATGTCGGCGAACTGGAACGCAGCACTTCTTTCAAAGAAAAAATCCGCAAGCATCCCGATAATGTGAATGCCGGCCTGCTCACCTATCCGGTGCTGATGGCTTCTGATATAATAATTCACAAAGCCACCAAGGTGCCGGTTGGCAAAGACCAGGAACAGCATCTCGAGATGACACGCACCTTCGCGGCGCGCTTTAACAGGCTGTATGAAGCAGACTATTTCCCGGAGCCGGTGGCATTTAATTTTTCTGATAAACTGGTGAAGGTTCCCGGGCTCGACGGTGCAGGTAAGATGGGAAAATCCGAAGGAGAAGGCAATGCCATTTTTTTGGTGGATGAACCTGCCGCAATACGGAAAAAAGTGATGAAAGCCGTTACGGATAGCGGGCCAACACAACCTAACCAGGAGAAACCTGAAATGATTCAGAACCTGTTTACACTGATGGCACTGGTATCGGCCCCAACCACTCTACAGCATTTCGAAGATGCTTACAATAACTGCAGTATCCGGTACGGCGATCTCAAGAAGCAATTAGCGGAAGATATGATCGCTTTCACCACACCCATAAGAGAAAGAGTGCAGGAGATTTACCATGATTCCGCATTGCTTAGCAGAGTACTGTCACAAGGAGCGGAAAAGGCAAGGGCAAGTGCCGGCAAAACAATAAAGGAAGTGCGTGAAATAATCGGATTCAGAAAGTTTTAGAATATTTTATCTTCACGTTCATTATCTTACTTCATTCATTTTTTATGTGTGAAAGGCTGCAGATAAAAAATCAATCCACTTATTAGTTACTTAATTTACAGCACCACAGCACGATGGCAAAGAAGGACCTGAAATTTTTAAATGTAAAACATGTGGCTATCGCCGGAAATATCGGTGCGGGAAAGACGACACTTACCACGTTACTGGCCAAACAATTCAACTGGGAACCTCACTACGAGGATGTGGAGAACAATCCTTACCTGTATGACTTTTACGAGAATATGCCACGCTGGTCATTTAATCTGCAGATCTACTTCCTGAACAGCCGCTTTGGTCAGATCATACGGATTCAGCAGGGTGATAAAACAGTTATTCAGGACCGCACCATTTATGAAGATGCGCAGATCTTTGCTCCCAACCTGCACGCCATGGGTCTCATGACCAAACGTGATTTTGAAAATTATACAGCCCTTTACAAAACCATCGGTTCGCTGATAAAGCCACCAGATCTGTTGATTTACCTGCGCGGATCAATATCAGCACTTGTCGGGCAGATTCAAAAACGGGGACGTGAATACGAAGATAACCTCCGGTTAGATTACCTGCGCCGGCTGAATGAATACTACGAGAACTGGATCAACAATTATAAAGAAGGCAAACTGCTTATTATTGATATCGACAAATGCAACTTTGCCGAAAATCCTGAAGACCTGGGCGATGTGGTGAATAAAGTCAGGGCACAGTTGCATGGATTGTTTTAAGAAGCGGTACCGAGCCGTTAATTAACCGGTTGCTGATGCTGGCATCATAACTTTGATTAACGCGGCACGATTCAACTATCTTGATGTGGAGCCTGCATAAGTCCGTATTCAGCAAAAAACAAAGCATCTCATCTTTTTTAAGAAATCATTCATCCGGAGCGATTTTACCGACAGCAGATACACATGAAGAAAAAAATACGCTTGCTGTTTTCACTTTGCTGTATTGTAACAGCAGTACGTGCCGGTAATGAACCATTCTCGGCCAGTGCACGCTCCAATGCTATGGGCGGAACAGGTATCACCCTTACGGATATGTTCGCGGTCTTCAACAACCAGGCCTCAATGGCTTTTGTAAAAGATGTGACAGCGGGCATATTTACAGAACGCAGATTTATGATGAGCGAATTGGGATACCATGCAGGTGGCGTCGTTTTGCCGACCAGGTCAGGCGTGTTCGGACTGAGTGCTGCTTATGCAGGCTTCGATGTGTACAATGAGAAGAAAGCAGGACTTTCGTATGCACGATTATTTTCAAAGCACATTTCCGGTGGTATCCAGTTTGATTACCTCGGCACCTCTATTGCTGAATACGGCAATGCAGCCGCATTCACCATTGAAGCAGGCCTGTTGGTTAAGATCACTGACAAGTTTTCCACCGGCGCTCATGTCTTTAATCCGGTAAGAGTGAATGCAGGTTTTGCCGACAACAAAATTCCAACAACTCTCAAACTCGGTGTTTCCTATGAAGCGAGCGATAAGGTGTGGCTTGCTGCAGAAGCTAAGAAGGACATTGATAAGGCAGCGCAATTTTGTGCGGGAATTGAATACCGGATGATTGATGCATTTCATCTAAGAGCAGGATTTCAAACCAATCCTGCAATGTATACGTTTGGAGCAGGCATAAATATTCAGCAGCTGAGGATTGACCTCGCAACCACTTATCACCAGGTACTGGGTGTATCCCCGCAAATTGCCGTCAGTTACGCATTCGCGAAAAAGAAATAAGATGCGCCAACTTATTCCATTATATGCGAAGGGCAGATTCATTTCCGTGGTGCATCCGTTAAAATGTCATTTTAATATTTTCAGTAGCCTGCCGGTCAGCCTGCTTTGTTGCCTGATGTTGATACAGCCGGAAGTATCGTTCAGCCAGGTAACCGATACTACCGGCGACTATGGCCGTAAGGAAGACTACATTGAACAGTTGGTAGAGAAAGATGATAACTCCGGTGGCGACTATGAAGGCCTTGTTGACCTGGACAGAAATCTGCGGCAACGGCCCATCAATCTGAATACCGCTACAGAAGAAGATCTGAAGCAGCTGCATGAACTGGCATTGCTGACCGACATACAGATTCATTCCATTATCAACTACCGTGACAAGCTGGGAAACTTCATCAGCATCTATGAACTGCAGGCTGTTCCTTATCTCGACATGGTGACGGTGAAAAGCCTCCTTCCCTATGTGAGGATCAATTCAGATATCAGTCATGCAATGGTGAATACAAAAGATCTGCTCCTCGGCGGTGATTATGTGTTATTGATAAGAGCACAACAGGTTTTGGAAGAACAGAAGGGATTCACACCGGTTGATTCCGGCAGCACCGCTTCCCGTTACCTCGGCAGTCCGCTCAATCTCTATGCACGCTACCGGTATCAGTATGGTACGAAATTCAGCTATGGCATCACCGGACAAAAAGATGCCGGTGAAGAGTTCTTCCAGGGTACGCAAAAACAAGGATTTGATTTTTATTCCTTTCATATCTATTACCGTGGCAACAGCTTCATCAAAGCGGTTGCCGCCGGAGATTACGAATTGAGATTCGGGCAAGGCTTGCTGACTGCATCCGGCTTTGGTGTTAGCAAAAGCTCACTCGTGATGAATGTTAAATACGGCGGGCGGACCCTGAAGCCATATACATCCACCAATGAATTTAATTTCTTCAGAGGTGGCGCAGTGGTGGTTGGCAACAAGCTGATTTCACTCACGGCTTTCGCTTCCTCAAAAAGAATAGACGGTAACATTGGCACCATAGATACCGTGGACGAAGATGTTTTTGTGACATCCATCGGCGGCGACGGGCTGCATCGTACACCCTCCGAAGTGGCTGATAAAAATACCGTCCATCAAACCGTGACCGGCTTCAATGCTGATTTTAATATTCAATCGCTGCAACTGGGTGCATCTGCCATCTATTCTAAATACAGCGTGCCATTAGCACCAGCGGTGGAACCGTACAATGAATTTAAGTTCAGGGGCAGCCAGCTTACAACGGGCGGCATTCACTACGACTGGGCATACCGGAATTTCCTGCTGTTCGGCGAAGCAGCAATGGATGAAGACGGAGGAAAGGCACTGCTTTCCGGCATGCTCATCAGCGTTGATCAGAACATAGATCTGTCGCTCATCTACCGCAACTATGGCAAAGACTTTCACTCTTTGTATGCGAATGCCTTCGGCGAATCCGGCACCAACGATAATGAAAGCGGTTTATACACCGGCATCCTGTTAAGGCCGGGCCGCTCCTGGCAAATTGCAGGTTATGTCGACCTGTTCCGGAAACCATGGCTCGATTACAATATTGATGCGCCTTCCAATGGCATTGAGATGCTGACACAGGTAACGTACAAACCAAATAAAGTACTCGAAATATATGCCCGATGGAAAGATGAATCCAAACAACAGAATGCTTCCATAAATGCCGAACCGCTGGATTACATTGTGGGTACCCGCAAGCAAAACCTTCGTTTGAACTTAAGTTACAAAGCGTCTTCTTCCTTTACGATACACAGCCGGGCTGAATGGGTTTTTTATCATGAAGAACAGCGGCCCAAACAATATGGTTTTCTCGCTTACCAGGACCTCATCTATCATCAGCTGGGTTCACCGCTGCAACTCACAGCAAGGGTTTGCCTGTTTGATGCGGATGACTACGATGCCAGGATCTACGCCTATGAAAATGATGTGCTCTATGCTTATTCTGTTCCTTCCTTCTCCAACAGAGGAATGCGGTTCTATGTTGTGGCAAGATATTCAATAAGCCGGGGCATCGATGTATGGCTTCGCTTTGCACAAACCTACTACAGCAACCTCGATGTAATAGGCAGCGGACTTGATGAGATCAATGGCAATACAAAAACAGAACTAAAGGCAGAAGTAAGGTTTAAGTTCTGAACCGTAAATGCCTGAGTTGCCGCAATAAATCAGCAAGTGATTGGCCGTTCTCAATACTTTATTATATGCCTGCTAAGCGCCGGTGGAAAAATCAGATAAAACCTTTGCAATTGGCGGCACCGCATCTGCAAGGCAATTTTCCTTCATGGTGCGTAACGCCATAATCGGCGGATAGCTCTTCCCCCTTTTTGACGAATCGTAGTGTATAAAACTCAACTCTCGTTGCCGTTACCCTGATGTAACAATTGGGAGAACAGGAATGATTGATGTAACGCAATGAATTACTTGCCACAGATGCATCGAGCGCTGTTTTATCCGTGAGTTCCACCATGGCTATTTCCTTCTTCTCCCGTACCCTTTTTCTTGCTTCCCGTATTGAAATGATGACACCTCCCAGGTCGCCGATTTTTTTTCTTGCCGGAATATCGGTGATGGCGAATGCTCCTTTTCCCTGTATTCCGCTCTTCGCAACTCTCAACTCATAATACACATTGAACATCCGCAGTAATTTTCCCGGCAAGGTAAATTTTTATCGGAAAGGAATTCTGCTGTGATCACAGCGGATATCCACAACCAATCCGTTGATTTAACCGCGCTAAAATATTTATCAATCCATTTCGTCAACATGCATACGTTTTCATTTAACCTAAACAAACAAAACATGAACTACAATCAGTCATGGGCCGCAAAAGGCCACGATCACGGAGGCAGGAACAAACACCTGCTTATCCGATCCATGCAGCGAGCCGCTGTAAGCATTTACAAAACCGAAAACAGCCATGAGCTGCTGGTTTTCGCACCGGGAAGAATCAAAGAACATTTCCATCTGCATGTAAATGGAAATGAACTTACGATCTCCTACACACCGCCGGAAGGATTTCCACGACCGGAATGGATCCTGCGTGAATACAGCCGCGGCGGATTCTCCCGCACTTTTACATTGGAATCAAATGACGATGCAAAAAACATTACCGCCAAATATGAAGACGGTGTGCTGCACGTCAGCGTGCCAATGCTGAAAAGTGCTACAGCAGCGAAACAGGAAATAAAGGTGAGCTGACACTGCACATTTTGTTAGCCTGCATACTGAAAGGTGATATCCGAAAAGGATGTCACCTTTTTCAGTGCTATAACCGTTGCTTACCTTAACAGCAGGAATGCCTGCCGGTATAACCTGCAGCTGATTCACACTTACCAATTGATTATTTCAAACGAACTTTAACGATCAACAAGAAGTGTCATGGAACTTGGCCTCTATACATTCGCGGAAACAACTCCTGATCCTGAAACAGGAAAACTGATCAGTCAGCAGCAGCGTATGAAAAACCTGCTCGAAGAAATTGAGCTGGCAGACCGCCTTGGGCTGGAAATATTCGGAATTGGTGAACATCACCGGTCAGACTATGCCGTTTCTGCTCCGGCCATAGTGCTGGCCGCCGCTGCTGCACGCACTAAAAATATCCGCCTGACCAGTGCCGTAACAGTGCTGAGTTCTGATGATCCGGTCCGCGTATTCCAGGATTTCGCCACACTCGATCTGCTTTCAAACGGCCGCACAGAAATCATGGCCGGCCGCGGATCATTCATTGAATCCTTTCCGCTCTTCGGCTATGACCTGGATGATTACGATGCATTGTTCGAAGAGAAACTTGATCTGCTGCTGCAGCTTCGCTCTAAAGAAGTGATCACCTGGAATGGCAAGTTCCGACCGTCAATAGATCACCTGAAAGTTTACCCGCAACCCGTTCAAAAACCATTGCCCGTATGGATTGCAGTGGGCGGCACCACGCAATCGGTTATTAGGGCCGCCAGACTTGGATTGCCGATGGCATTAGCCATCATTGGCGGACTTCCTGAAAGGTTCGCTCCGCTTGTGGACTTGTACCGTGAAACTGCCGCCACTGCAGGTCATGATCCTTCAAAGACGCTTGTCAGCATTAATTCACACGGCTACATTGCCGGTGATTCAAAACTTGCCGGCGATGAATTCTACCCTGCTTATGCTGATGTGATGACCAGAATTGGCCGCGAGCGCGGATGGCCGCCAACCAATCGCGCACAGTTTGAAGCGGGCCGTTCTCCTGAAGGCGCATTGTTAGTGGGCAGTCCGCAGGAAGTGATTGACAAGATCATGTATGAGTATGAGTTGTTTCATCATGACCGTTTCCTGCTGCAACTCAGCGTAGGCACACTGCCGCATGAAAAACTTTTGCATGCCATCGAACTCTTCGCGACTGAAGTAGCACCGGTGATCAGGCGTGAAACAAGTACTGTTTTACAGGACAGGAAATAACAATCGATGATTGTTTTTAAACTGCGATCTTCACAAGAAATCTTTATTGACGCTATCTCAAAATACCTGGAGTCATCCTGAACTTGTATCAGGATCTCTTCCATTCATTGACAGATGCCAAAATAAATTCTGCATGACAGCATTGATTGCCTGTTTTGAGATAGCTGATAATTAAATTCCTGCAAACAGAATAATGCTGTAAGATTTCTTCGTCAACATCCGATCATCCCGCATCTCTTTCTCAGTGCTGATAAAGAGATGTTGTACGGTTAATTATCCTTATGGAACTTGAACTCGCCATAAAACTTATTCATCACAGCAGCATTCAAAGACCGGCTATTTCAGCCTGGGCCGACCTTGGCTGTGGAAACGGATTATTCACTAACGCGCTGGCATCTTTACTTGCCAGAGGAAGTACGATTTACGCCATTGATAAAAACGAAAATTCATTGAACGCAATTCTTCTTCCACCTGCTGTAACCGTAGAAAAAATAAAGGCCGACTTTATTGCCGAAACGCTGAACGTTCCGCCATTGGACGGAATACTTTTGGCGAATGCCCTGCATTTTGTAAAAGACAAGACATCATTTATTCGAAAGATTCGCACTTATATAAAACCGAAGGCCAAAATCCTGATTGTAGAATATGACATAACCGTTTCTAATCCTTATGTGCCCTTTCCCATAAGCTGGCAATCATTGAAGGATCTTTTTTATCAACAGGGTTGCGAGGCCATTCATAAAATACAAGAGACACCTTCCATCTACCATCACGCAAATATTTACGCTGCAATCATATCACTTTAGCAGTCACTAATTGTACCGCCCGTTCGCCCATTCAATGGCAGGCACTGTCCATTGCGGAAGCGGACGAAACAGGAAGCCATGCTGAAGGCCGGTATTGATTTCAATTTCTTTGTAGTGAGCCATGGTCTTCACACTTTTCTCTTTAAACCGGTAACAGGACGAGCCAATATCATCGCTCCGCTCATAAACAGATAAGATGTTACCATAAAATTGCAGATCAGGATATGCCTCATAATTTCCATCGTTGCATGCGGCAAGGAAAACAAAATTTAACTGCCCGTTTTTCAGGATGGAGGAAACATGCATGGCAATTAAAGCCCCTTTGGATGCGCCGATCACCGTGATGTCCTTTCCTGCAATACCATTTTTTAATAAATCATTGATCTGCCCGGCTATTTTATCCGCATACAGCTTTACATCCGTATCCGGCGGCCGCACTTCGCTCATTACTGTAAATCCGGCTTTACGGAAAGTATCGAGGATCGCTTGATACGCATAAGCACCGAAATATGGGCTTACAGCTTCTGCACCCATATTCTCCACAATCATTCCATGCAGGTAAAAAACATATTTATGATTTGAAGCTGCACTTGAATCCATAGACGGTAACAGGAGCATGCATGAAATTAAAACGGATCTCAGCATATCCATCTAAAAAGTGATTTAGAAAATATTAGTCGAGCAATTGAATGATATCATTGTAAATCATTTGACCCGAACTCGGGCGCTTGGCATTGAAATCAACGATCTCTCCATTCTTATTGATCAGCATGTATCGCGGTATGCTCATGATGCCGAAATATTTGGCAATGGGCGACGACCAGTTTCCCGGCGATATCGCGAGCTTTCCTTCAAGCCCCAGTCTTGTGGCCGCACTTTTCCACGCATCTTCAGAAGCATCAATGGAGATATACAGAAACTCTACCTGTTTAAGCTGCTTTTCATCAAACATTGCATGCAACTTCTTGGAGTAAGGCATCTCTCCCATACATGGGCCACACCAGCTTGCCCAGAAATCAACGTACACCACCTTTCCTTTCAGGTCATTTGGCGTGAAGTATTTTCCATTGATATCCATCAGCTTCGGGTAATTCATTTCAGAAGCACCCGTGGCCCTGGTGGCAGTGCCGTTTGGAGTTGCCTCAGGCACCTCTTTCATTGCAAGCCTTTCCTCCACTTTCTTTTTTAACAAAGCGGCATAATCACCTTTCTCATCTTGCAGACTCAAAACATTATAGACATGCTTCGCTGTGTATTGACTGATTTTCGCAACATCATTATTTAATAAATTGGCAATGCTCCAGGTTAAAGACAGTCCTTTGAAATGTTGCTGAGCCGTCTGCGCTTTTTTCTCTAGAGACAGATTTGTGTCTTTAAATTTATTGAACCCATTTGCTTCTGAAGTGAAATAGACGATGAAATAATAGAGAAAGTCACGGTAAGGTTCGGCAATCATGGCTTCATCATTTACGAGCTGATCGTTCACGCCCTGCAGCATCACTGCCGGTAATGCTTTTACCGTCAGCACCTGTTGAGATTGGTTGGCCTGAATGACAGGATAAGACAGCAACCTTGCGTAATAATTATATTTGATGCAATAGGACAGATACTTCCTGAACGGCTCACTGTAAACAGCTTTCTGCATTCCTTCATTATAGAATGCAAGCTGCTTCCTGCGTTCTTCAAACAATTTCATTTCAAAAGCATCAATGTCAGTGCTCAAAATCGCCGCATTGACTTTTTCTTTATTGAAATCCGCCTCAAACACCTTCAGGAATGAAAGAAGAAACGTATTCCGCTCAGCTCCCTTGCCGGAGAAAGCAATTGCACCGGTGAGTGAATCTCCCTCAACGCTTACCTCAAGGTCATCGCCCGGTTCAACAAACAGCACGACGGATTGCTTACCGGCTTTTAAGTTCAAAGGTGTGGGGCCGGAAATAGATAATGTGAACCCGCACTCGTTACTGACTACTGAGCTCTTGTAAACACGTTCAAACTCATCGAGATAACTCACGGAGGTTTTAATACTGACCGTATCAGCAACTGATCCATTAAGCCGGCAATGCACTGACACATTACTTTGAGCATTGACCGTCAATGAAAAAAGGACAGAAAGCAGCAGTGTACCGTTTAATTTTAGTCGCATGTGCAAACTTAAGATGAGCGACGAAGTTATTCCTTAATTTTTTATTGCGGTCAGTTGAATACCAGTAAAAATGGCATGCTCTATTCTTCAATTCACCCTTTTCAATATGGCGGCTTTCATTGGCTGCAAAACCATGCTTCCAGCTTTCACCTTTTTACCGGTCAGCAAATCAATATAGGTCGCATCTCTCGACAGGTTTAATGAATGTTCCTCCGTTTCAAGATTAAACAATACGATGACTTCCGATTTTTCATCGAACCTTCTGTAAGCAAGTTGTTTGCCTTTTGCCCAAAGAAATTCTATAGCACCGGTTGACAGTACCGGATTACTTTTTCTGATGGCAATCAGTTTTTTGTACCAGTCAAATTGCGCTTGATTGAAGACAAGGGAGTCGTATGCTTTTTCTCCGGACTGATAGTTGTTCCTGGTTTCGGGTTCAAATGAAAACTCTTTCCACATCAACGGCTTCCTCGATGGATCATCCGCTGACCACATGCCCATTTCTTCTCCATTATAAATCTGTGGCGCTCCAATCGTGGTAAACAAATGAACGAGATACAATCGCACTCTCTCATAAGTATCTGCATCAGGCCTTCCGGTCTTATACTGCGGATCATCAGCCGGACCCGCCTTGTATTTATATTTATTCGGATTATAAAAATCGGTGAGTAACCTCGGCGCATCATGCGAAGAGGAAACATTCATCATCGCATACCTGAAATCAGGCATCAACCGGTTCCAGTGAAAGTTGAGACTGTCACTGAATTGTTCAGCATTGATGCCGTAATCATTCTTCGCGAAAAAATAACGCGCAGGGCGGTAAACCTGGTACTGCATCACGGCATCAAACACATCACCGCTGGTATACGGCGCAGGATTCATCAGCCGATCGGGCCATTCCTCCCACCAGATCTCTCCTACCAGGTATGCATCAGGATTGATGGAACGAACATATTTCCTGAAATCGCGCCAGAACACCATGCCTACCTGGTCCGCCACATCAAGCCTGAATCCATCAATGCCTTGCGTCACGTCGCCATCAGGCGCCAGCCATCTTTTGGTGACGTCGAAAATATGTTTCTTCGGGCCTTCGCTGATATCACCATCGTAAGGATGACCGGTTTGTTTGGGAGTGGTGATATTCACCTTTTTCCATTCAACCAGTGAGGGCACTCCGGCCCATCCCTTATACGAAAATTCGTTTTGCGCCGTGGAAGGATCATCAAACGCATTAATTTCAAACCAGTCTTTATATGCCGATTTTTCCTGCTTTTGCAACACATCCTGCCATGCCCAAAAAAGGGTCCCGACATGATTCCAGGAATAATCCATGATGATTTTCATTTTTCTTTTGTGTACTTCTTTGATCAGCTTTAAAAAGAGCTTGTCCGCTGAAGTCCATTGCCAGGTTGACGGATCAACCGGATCTTCCGCAGCCATGATTTTTACATCACCTGCGGGATCAGGCCCAAAATTGACATCAATGTGATGATAATTCCTCGCATCATATTTATGAAGGCTTGGCGCATCATTGACGGGATTCAGAAAAATGGCCGTGATGCCGAGATCCTGCAGGTAATCCAATTTGTCCAGCACGCCCTGCAGGTCGCCGCCATAGCGCCTGTATTGCACCTTTTCATTAAAGGATCCACTGAGTTCCTTTGCCCAGTCATCCTCATCATACCAGTTGTGTGTCCATGGAGTAATTGCCCAATGTGGTGGTGCATTTACACCTATTGGCGGTGTATTGATATTGGCCGGCTGAGGATCATTAGCCAGGTCGCCATTGTTAAATCTTTCCACAAAAATCTGGTACCAGATCATCTTTTTACTCCA
The DNA window shown above is from Chitinophagales bacterium and carries:
- a CDS encoding TlpA family protein disulfide reductase — its product is MRLKLNGTLLLSVLFSLTVNAQSNVSVHCRLNGSVADTVSIKTSVSYLDEFERVYKSSVVSNECGFTLSISGPTPLNLKAGKQSVVLFVEPGDDLEVSVEGDSLTGAIAFSGKGAERNTFLLSFLKVFEADFNKEKVNAAILSTDIDAFEMKLFEERRKQLAFYNEGMQKAVYSEPFRKYLSYCIKYNYYARLLSYPVIQANQSQQVLTVKALPAVMLQGVNDQLVNDEAMIAEPYRDFLYYFIVYFTSEANGFNKFKDTNLSLEKKAQTAQQHFKGLSLTWSIANLLNNDVAKISQYTAKHVYNVLSLQDEKGDYAALLKKKVEERLAMKEVPEATPNGTATRATGASEMNYPKLMDINGKYFTPNDLKGKVVYVDFWASWCGPCMGEMPYSKKLHAMFDEKQLKQVEFLYISIDASEDAWKSAATRLGLEGKLAISPGNWSSPIAKYFGIMSIPRYMLINKNGEIVDFNAKRPSSGQMIYNDIIQLLD
- a CDS encoding deoxynucleoside kinase encodes the protein MAKKDLKFLNVKHVAIAGNIGAGKTTLTTLLAKQFNWEPHYEDVENNPYLYDFYENMPRWSFNLQIYFLNSRFGQIIRIQQGDKTVIQDRTIYEDAQIFAPNLHAMGLMTKRDFENYTALYKTIGSLIKPPDLLIYLRGSISALVGQIQKRGREYEDNLRLDYLRRLNEYYENWINNYKEGKLLIIDIDKCNFAENPEDLGDVVNKVRAQLHGLF
- a CDS encoding alpha/beta hydrolase, with amino-acid sequence MLLLPSMDSSAASNHKYVFYLHGMIVENMGAEAVSPYFGAYAYQAILDTFRKAGFTVMSEVRPPDTDVKLYADKIAGQINDLLKNGIAGKDITVIGASKGALIAMHVSSILKNGQLNFVFLAACNDGNYEAYPDLQFYGNILSVYERSDDIGSSCYRFKEKSVKTMAHYKEIEINTGLQHGFLFRPLPQWTVPAIEWANGRYN
- a CDS encoding SET domain-containing protein-lysine N-methyltransferase, with product MPGKLLRMFNVYYELRVAKSGIQGKGAFAITDIPARKKIGDLGGVIISIREARKRVREKKEIAMVELTDKTALDASVASNSLRYINHSCSPNCYIRVTATRVEFYTLRFVKKGEELSADYGVTHHEGKLPCRCGAANCKGFI
- a CDS encoding LLM class flavin-dependent oxidoreductase; amino-acid sequence: MELGLYTFAETTPDPETGKLISQQQRMKNLLEEIELADRLGLEIFGIGEHHRSDYAVSAPAIVLAAAAARTKNIRLTSAVTVLSSDDPVRVFQDFATLDLLSNGRTEIMAGRGSFIESFPLFGYDLDDYDALFEEKLDLLLQLRSKEVITWNGKFRPSIDHLKVYPQPVQKPLPVWIAVGGTTQSVIRAARLGLPMALAIIGGLPERFAPLVDLYRETAATAGHDPSKTLVSINSHGYIAGDSKLAGDEFYPAYADVMTRIGRERGWPPTNRAQFEAGRSPEGALLVGSPQEVIDKIMYEYELFHHDRFLLQLSVGTLPHEKLLHAIELFATEVAPVIRRETSTVLQDRK
- the trpS gene encoding tryptophan--tRNA ligase, yielding MPKIIFFTLPAMETVVSGIRPTGNLHLGNYFGAMRNFLKMQEEQHCFFFVADYHSLTTHPHPADLHTTVKQVVAEYLACGLDPDKCILYLQSDLPETVELYLFLNMLSYVGELERSTSFKEKIRKHPDNVNAGLLTYPVLMASDIIIHKATKVPVGKDQEQHLEMTRTFAARFNRLYEADYFPEPVAFNFSDKLVKVPGLDGAGKMGKSEGEGNAIFLVDEPAAIRKKVMKAVTDSGPTQPNQEKPEMIQNLFTLMALVSAPTTLQHFEDAYNNCSIRYGDLKKQLAEDMIAFTTPIRERVQEIYHDSALLSRVLSQGAEKARASAGKTIKEVREIIGFRKF
- a CDS encoding helix-hairpin-helix domain-containing protein, whose amino-acid sequence is MRQLIPLYAKGRFISVVHPLKCHFNIFSSLPVSLLCCLMLIQPEVSFSQVTDTTGDYGRKEDYIEQLVEKDDNSGGDYEGLVDLDRNLRQRPINLNTATEEDLKQLHELALLTDIQIHSIINYRDKLGNFISIYELQAVPYLDMVTVKSLLPYVRINSDISHAMVNTKDLLLGGDYVLLIRAQQVLEEQKGFTPVDSGSTASRYLGSPLNLYARYRYQYGTKFSYGITGQKDAGEEFFQGTQKQGFDFYSFHIYYRGNSFIKAVAAGDYELRFGQGLLTASGFGVSKSSLVMNVKYGGRTLKPYTSTNEFNFFRGGAVVVGNKLISLTAFASSKRIDGNIGTIDTVDEDVFVTSIGGDGLHRTPSEVADKNTVHQTVTGFNADFNIQSLQLGASAIYSKYSVPLAPAVEPYNEFKFRGSQLTTGGIHYDWAYRNFLLFGEAAMDEDGGKALLSGMLISVDQNIDLSLIYRNYGKDFHSLYANAFGESGTNDNESGLYTGILLRPGRSWQIAGYVDLFRKPWLDYNIDAPSNGIEMLTQVTYKPNKVLEIYARWKDESKQQNASINAEPLDYIVGTRKQNLRLNLSYKASSSFTIHSRAEWVFYHEEQRPKQYGFLAYQDLIYHQLGSPLQLTARVCLFDADDYDARIYAYENDVLYAYSVPSFSNRGMRFYVVARYSISRGIDVWLRFAQTYYSNLDVIGSGLDEINGNTKTELKAEVRFKF
- a CDS encoding Hsp20/alpha crystallin family protein, with amino-acid sequence MNYNQSWAAKGHDHGGRNKHLLIRSMQRAAVSIYKTENSHELLVFAPGRIKEHFHLHVNGNELTISYTPPEGFPRPEWILREYSRGGFSRTFTLESNDDAKNITAKYEDGVLHVSVPMLKSATAAKQEIKVS
- a CDS encoding methyltransferase domain-containing protein; the encoded protein is MELELAIKLIHHSSIQRPAISAWADLGCGNGLFTNALASLLARGSTIYAIDKNENSLNAILLPPAVTVEKIKADFIAETLNVPPLDGILLANALHFVKDKTSFIRKIRTYIKPKAKILIVEYDITVSNPYVPFPISWQSLKDLFYQQGCEAIHKIQETPSIYHHANIYAAIISL